The genomic segment ACCGTAGGGCATACGGGAACATACGCTTGGGGAGATTTGCCCTCTTGGGCGATTGGTGCAAACCTGTCGTCTAACGGCGAGTCAGTGAACCAAGAATCCCCCACTATAACCCGTAGGGTTTAGTGGTGGGAGTGTCAAGCAATAGTAATTTTGCTAATAATTTAGTATTCCTATATTTCGTTTTTATGTATTATGAAAAATAATTCTCACAACAGGCATAAGATTACTATATGAAAAAAAGTATCGGTTTATTTTTGGGCATTACCACTGGAATAGTGTTTGTTAATTCAGCCGAGGCAATTAATTTGTCTAACAATAGCCTATTAAATTACACTTTTGAGGATGTCACCGCTACAGACGATTACTTTTACACTCCCTATCAAGAACAAAATATTAGTAGTAGTCAATCCGTTACCGCTACCCTAAAGCCACTATTAACCACTTTTGGTAATCCTGCTGACTATGTCGTTAATACTCCTCTTTTTGATGCCGTTGCTGATTTAAGACTCAGTTTAAATAGTGGTGGTTTTGCCCGTTGCACTGGGTCCTTAATTGGTAGTGATTTTTTACTAACTGCAGCCCATTGTTTAACTGATTTGAATGGTACACCCTCTGTAAATGGTGTACAAGCGACTTTTGGCAATGGAGAAGTTTTAACAGGTCAAAGTACCTTTTTAGCGCCCTTCTGGACGGGTAATTTATTACAGGGTGGAGATTTAGCTATTATTAGAACCACTACCAGCGCCCTCAACCTTACACCTTACGAAATTTTTACGGATAATCCCGCAACTTTGTTTAATCAAGCCGTGGATAAAGTTGGGGTGGGGCGCGCTGGGAATGGCAATCAAGGCTCAGTATTAAATAGTGGTACGAAAAGAAGTGGTCAAAATAGTTATGATGCTTTTGGCGATTTACTTCTCACTGCCTTAAATGCACCCTTTTCTTTTGTGAGTAATTCACAATTACAATATGATTTTGATAACGGTAATTCTGCCAATGATGCCTTTGGTTTCTTTTCCCGTAATAACTTAGGACTAGGAAATAATGAAGTTAGCGCCGCACCCGGTGATTCTGGTGGCCCTACTTTCACCCCTGATGGTAAAATAATGGGGGTAACTTCTTACGGTTTAAGATTATCCTCATCCGACATTGATAATATCCTAAATTCAAGTTTTGGTGAAATTGCAGGGGATGCTAATGTTTCTCTCTATACACCTTGGATTCAAGCAGTATTAAATAATGACCTTGGCAACTTTGATACCAACAATTTTGGTAATAACTTAACTGTAATTTCACCACCGCCTGAGCCTAATAATAACATCAATAGTCCCAATCCTCAAGACCCTATTAGTGTACCTGAACCACATTCAATTTTAAGCATTATTCTTACCGGATTTAGCCTATTTATCAGTCGTAAAAAATAGATATATTAAGACTAAATTAGTAGTGGCAATTAAATTAGTTAAAAAGACAAGAGGCAAAGGGAAGAAAAAGTTGAGAATTAAGAAAACAATTACTTCTGCATTCTTCCCATTATCTATTACCCCCTCATTATTACTTGTCATCCTCTCGTGAACATTTGCTACAATCAAAGAGAAAAGCGAGAAACGGTTAATTAGCTAAAATTAACCAAAAAGGAGCAAAAATGACTAACTTACTCGATCAATTAAAACAATACACTATCGTCGTAGCTGATACTGGGGATATTGAGGCAATCGAACAATTTACTCCCAGAGATACTACAACGAATCCTTCTCTAATTACTGCGGCAGCGCAGATGTCACAATATCAAGCTATTGTGGATGATACTTTGATGGAAGCGAGAAAAGAGTTAGGAGAAAAAGCGCCCGTCACCGATGTAGTTACATTAGCGGTGGATTGGTTAGCCGTAGCATTTGGTAAGAAAATTTTGGATATTGTGCCGGGTAGAGTCTCTACGGAAGTTGATGCGCGCTTATCTTTCGATACGGAAGCGACTATTAATAAAGCACGTTATCTAATCTCTCAGTATGAAAAAGCTGGTATTGGTAAAGAGAGAATTTTAATTAAAATCGCCGCTACTTGGGAAGGTATCCGCGCGGCGGAAACTTTAGAGAAAGAAGGTATCCACTGTAATCTTACCCTTCTATTTGGCTTTCATCAGGCGGTAGCTTGTGCGGAAGCTGGTGTTACTCTCATTTCTCCTTTTGTGGGTAGAATTTTGGATTGGTATAAAAAAACTACTAATCAGGATTATATCGGCGCTGAAGATCCGGGAGTGCAATCGGTAACAGAAATTTACAACTACTACAAAAAATTTGGTTATCAAACTGAGGTGATGGGCGCTAGTTTCCGTAATATTAGCGAAATTTGTGAGTTAGCTGGATGTGATTTATTGACTATTTCCCCTAAATTATTAGAACAATTAGCTAAAACCGAAGAAGATTTACCCCGTAAATTATCTCCTGATAATGCTTCAACGGTAGAAATTGAGAAAATTTCTGTAGATAAAGCCACTTTTGAGCGTATGCACCAAGAAGATAAAAT from the Cyanobacterium sp. T60_A2020_053 genome contains:
- a CDS encoding S1 family peptidase yields the protein MKKSIGLFLGITTGIVFVNSAEAINLSNNSLLNYTFEDVTATDDYFYTPYQEQNISSSQSVTATLKPLLTTFGNPADYVVNTPLFDAVADLRLSLNSGGFARCTGSLIGSDFLLTAAHCLTDLNGTPSVNGVQATFGNGEVLTGQSTFLAPFWTGNLLQGGDLAIIRTTTSALNLTPYEIFTDNPATLFNQAVDKVGVGRAGNGNQGSVLNSGTKRSGQNSYDAFGDLLLTALNAPFSFVSNSQLQYDFDNGNSANDAFGFFSRNNLGLGNNEVSAAPGDSGGPTFTPDGKIMGVTSYGLRLSSSDIDNILNSSFGEIAGDANVSLYTPWIQAVLNNDLGNFDTNNFGNNLTVISPPPEPNNNINSPNPQDPISVPEPHSILSIILTGFSLFISRKK
- a CDS encoding transaldolase, whose product is MTNLLDQLKQYTIVVADTGDIEAIEQFTPRDTTTNPSLITAAAQMSQYQAIVDDTLMEARKELGEKAPVTDVVTLAVDWLAVAFGKKILDIVPGRVSTEVDARLSFDTEATINKARYLISQYEKAGIGKERILIKIAATWEGIRAAETLEKEGIHCNLTLLFGFHQAVACAEAGVTLISPFVGRILDWYKKTTNQDYIGAEDPGVQSVTEIYNYYKKFGYQTEVMGASFRNISEICELAGCDLLTISPKLLEQLAKTEEDLPRKLSPDNASTVEIEKISVDKATFERMHQEDKMANEKLDEGIKGFTKALETLEDLLANRLARLEGEEALTHAIEDIFHVFDLDGDGFISREEWAGADAVFDAMDANHDGKISPDEMACGLGAVVYLAKSC